A DNA window from Paraclostridium bifermentans contains the following coding sequences:
- a CDS encoding S8 family peptidase: protein MSKMKLLPYKVNEVSRETKIVSYGVKMIRADKFWAKSNRGKGITVAIIDTGCDVDHKALKNNIAHTRNFTKDDNSNKDIANDYIGHGTHVAGIVLSVAPECSLMILKALNGDGEGEYKWIINAINYATSKKVDVISMSLGGYIDDENLHKAIRKAASNNILVVCAAGNDGDNNSSTNEYSYPAAYSEVISVGAVDENAKPAYFSNSNNYLDVMAPGVGILSTYKNNSYAILDGTSMAAPHVSGALALIKNYSDGAFERELSESEIYAQLIKFTLDLSYDKKVQGNGLVFLESPKIPKKGFK from the coding sequence ATGAGCAAAATGAAATTGCTTCCATATAAAGTAAATGAAGTTAGTAGAGAGACTAAAATAGTTTCCTATGGGGTCAAAATGATTAGAGCTGATAAATTTTGGGCTAAATCAAACCGCGGAAAAGGAATTACGGTAGCTATTATAGACACTGGTTGTGATGTTGATCATAAAGCACTAAAAAATAATATAGCGCACACAAGAAACTTTACAAAAGATGATAACTCAAATAAAGATATAGCTAATGATTATATAGGCCATGGAACTCATGTCGCTGGAATTGTTCTTAGTGTTGCGCCTGAATGTAGTCTTATGATTTTAAAGGCTTTAAATGGAGATGGAGAAGGTGAGTATAAGTGGATAATAAATGCTATTAATTATGCTACAAGTAAGAAGGTAGATGTTATAAGCATGTCATTAGGTGGATATATTGATGATGAAAATCTTCATAAAGCTATAAGAAAAGCTGCAAGCAATAATATATTAGTGGTCTGTGCAGCAGGAAATGATGGAGATAATAACTCATCTACAAATGAATACTCTTATCCAGCTGCATATAGTGAAGTTATTTCAGTTGGAGCTGTAGATGAGAATGCTAAGCCTGCATATTTTTCAAATAGTAATAATTATCTAGACGTAATGGCACCAGGGGTAGGAATTTTGTCTACTTATAAAAATAACTCGTATGCAATTTTAGATGGAACAAGTATGGCGGCCCCTCATGTTAGTGGAGCACTAGCGCTTATAAAGAACTACTCAGATGGAGCGTTTGAAAGAGAACTAAGCGAGTCAGAAATATATGCACAACTTATTAAGTTTACTTTAGACTTAAGTTATGATAAAAAGGTTCAAGGAAATGGATTAGTATTTTTAGAAAGTCCTAAAATTCCTAAAAAAGGATTTAAATAA
- a CDS encoding GNAT family N-acetyltransferase codes for MILKLDECYHDQIIEYLIREEDFNLFVIGDIERYGYDNQFFNIWGDFNTVGDINGLLIQYFDLLTLYSYDNRDLTCFIEHINSLPFSNINGKIETLKYIEPYINYNRKRIVNFCVLKNISYLKEHKLDSDVKKIRFGKIGKILSLYEDINEFQKPTIQSIRENLRTGRGYYIEKDKKIVSMAKSTSESTTHAMIVGVGTHPMYRNKGYATKCIVKLCNNLINEKKKPCLFYDNEDAGKIYKKLGFKEVGQWVIYYM; via the coding sequence ATGATTCTAAAGTTAGATGAATGTTACCATGATCAAATTATTGAATACTTAATAAGAGAAGAAGATTTTAATTTATTTGTAATAGGAGATATTGAAAGATATGGATATGACAATCAATTCTTTAATATATGGGGAGATTTTAATACAGTGGGGGATATAAATGGACTACTTATACAATATTTTGATTTATTAACGCTGTATTCTTATGATAATAGAGATTTAACTTGCTTTATTGAGCATATAAATAGCTTACCGTTTAGCAACATAAATGGGAAAATAGAAACTTTAAAATACATAGAGCCGTATATTAATTATAATAGAAAAAGAATTGTTAACTTTTGTGTGTTGAAAAATATAAGCTATCTAAAAGAACATAAATTAGATAGTGATGTGAAAAAAATAAGATTTGGGAAAATAGGAAAGATACTTAGTTTATATGAAGATATAAATGAATTTCAAAAGCCTACAATACAAAGTATAAGAGAAAACTTAAGAACTGGAAGAGGTTATTACATTGAAAAAGATAAAAAAATTGTATCTATGGCAAAATCTACATCAGAAAGTACTACACATGCAATGATAGTTGGAGTAGGGACACACCCTATGTATAGGAATAAGGGGTATGCGACAAAATGTATAGTCAAGTTATGTAATAATTTAATAAACGAAAAAAAGAAGCCATGCCTATTTTATGATAATGAAGATGCCGGAAAAATTTATAAAAAATTAGGGTTTAAAGAAGTTGGTCAGTGGGTAATTTATTATATGTAA
- a CDS encoding 3'-5' exonuclease, whose product MKKEFIVVDLETTGLDPYKGCEIIEIGVTEIIDNKIGRNYSRLIKPNGIIPTFISDITNISNEMVENEKSLEEVLPKFREYVGEKTIIAHNAKFDLKFLNFYLDKMGLEPINNHICTLELLKQNKEYKGKNKKLETACEYYNIENKNAHRADSDTLATAKLFLELNK is encoded by the coding sequence ATGAAAAAAGAATTTATTGTAGTAGATTTAGAAACTACTGGTTTAGATCCATACAAAGGTTGCGAGATTATAGAGATTGGTGTAACTGAAATTATAGATAATAAAATAGGTAGAAATTATTCAAGATTAATAAAACCTAATGGAATAATTCCTACATTTATAAGTGATATAACTAACATAAGTAATGAAATGGTAGAAAATGAAAAAAGTTTAGAAGAAGTTTTACCTAAGTTTAGAGAATATGTAGGTGAAAAAACAATAATTGCACATAATGCTAAATTTGATTTAAAGTTCTTGAATTTTTATTTAGACAAAATGGGTCTAGAGCCTATTAATAATCATATATGTACTTTAGAGCTTTTAAAGCAGAACAAAGAATATAAAGGGAAAAATAAAAAATTAGAAACTGCGTGTGAGTACTATAATATAGAAAATAAAAATGCACATAGAGCAGATAGTGATACACTAGCTACTGCAAAATTATTTCTTGAACTAAATAAGTAA
- a CDS encoding PTS sugar transporter subunit IIC: MEVIKGTVLLLAVLTAFSVFSYKAPHGMKAMGALASAACATFLVEAIQFSLLGNTLGIPFLSELGSINGGLGGLVAASLVMLALGVSPVYSMLLGITCSGLGILPGFIAGYLMSFAVKYLEEKVPPGLDLLVMVIVMAPITRLIGVSLEPVVNSTLLTIGEVIAGSTNSSPIVMGLIIGGFFTLISTSPLSSMALTAMLGLTGVPMAIASLPISATSFANFILFKKLKFGDTRDTISVVIEPLTQADIISANPIPIYVTNFISGALGGVVVSAMGLVNNAPGTAAPSAGLPVMFAFNPAKEVIICMAICAVISSIIGFAGSYVFRNHKIVTAAEIRG; the protein is encoded by the coding sequence ATGGAAGTTATAAAAGGAACAGTATTATTATTAGCAGTACTGACCGCGTTCTCAGTATTTAGTTACAAGGCGCCGCATGGTATGAAGGCTATGGGTGCACTAGCTAGTGCAGCGTGTGCTACATTTTTAGTGGAAGCTATACAGTTTTCATTACTAGGAAATACTCTTGGAATTCCATTTCTTAGTGAACTAGGATCAATAAATGGAGGACTTGGAGGTTTAGTTGCAGCATCATTAGTTATGTTAGCATTAGGAGTTTCTCCGGTATATTCAATGTTACTAGGAATAACTTGTTCAGGATTAGGAATACTACCAGGATTTATAGCTGGATATTTAATGTCATTTGCAGTTAAGTATTTAGAAGAAAAAGTTCCTCCAGGACTTGATTTATTAGTCATGGTAATTGTAATGGCACCAATAACTAGATTAATAGGTGTGTCATTAGAACCTGTAGTAAATAGTACATTATTAACAATAGGAGAAGTAATAGCAGGATCTACAAATTCAAGTCCAATAGTAATGGGATTAATAATAGGAGGATTCTTCACATTAATATCAACATCTCCATTAAGTTCTATGGCACTTACAGCTATGCTAGGTTTAACAGGAGTACCTATGGCTATAGCATCACTACCTATATCAGCAACATCTTTTGCAAACTTTATATTATTTAAGAAATTAAAATTTGGAGATACAAGAGACACTATATCTGTTGTAATTGAACCATTAACACAAGCAGATATAATATCAGCAAATCCAATACCTATATATGTAACAAACTTTATAAGTGGGGCGCTTGGAGGAGTAGTAGTTTCAGCTATGGGGCTTGTAAATAATGCACCAGGTACAGCTGCACCATCTGCTGGACTTCCAGTTATGTTTGCATTTAACCCAGCTAAAGAAGTTATAATATGTATGGCTATATGTGCTGTAATAAGTTCTATTATAGGATTTGCAGGAAGTTATGTATTTAGAAATCATAAGATAGTTACAGCTGCAGAAATAAGAGGATAA
- a CDS encoding DUF3785 family protein: protein MSNFKFKFREKEYELNESNCSGLINDEEKPVSNIGLDEVLRLLNQDENIDFDLEYYQEACPECLAGVKEKQKFFGFLEYHFYVFSKDGKYVISDIDKEYEGLSFNKLSRTGTVDDSYIVSLIICEHCGDHIVQIENCIV from the coding sequence ATGAGTAATTTTAAATTTAAATTTAGAGAAAAAGAGTATGAACTAAATGAAAGCAACTGTAGTGGGCTAATAAATGATGAGGAAAAGCCAGTATCTAATATAGGTTTAGATGAGGTTTTAAGATTATTAAATCAAGATGAAAATATTGATTTTGATTTAGAATACTACCAAGAAGCTTGTCCAGAGTGTTTAGCTGGAGTTAAAGAAAAACAAAAATTCTTTGGATTTTTAGAATATCATTTTTATGTATTTTCAAAAGATGGTAAATATGTAATTAGTGATATAGATAAGGAATATGAGGGCCTATCATTTAATAAGTTAAGCAGAACTGGAACAGTAGATGATAGTTATATAGTAAGCCTAATAATATGTGAGCATTGTGGTGATCATATAGTTCAAATAGAAAATTGTATAGTATAA
- a CDS encoding 4Fe-4S binding protein, with the protein MAYKINDACISCGACEPECPVSCISAGDDKYVIDPDVCIECGTCNSVCPVDAPQPE; encoded by the coding sequence ATGGCTTACAAAATAAATGATGCTTGCATAAGTTGTGGAGCATGTGAACCAGAATGTCCAGTTAGTTGTATATCTGCAGGAGATGACAAATACGTTATAGATCCTGATGTATGTATAGAGTGTGGAACTTGTAACAGCGTATGTCCTGTTGACGCTCCTCAACCAGAATAA
- a CDS encoding MORN repeat family protein, whose translation MEGIKSYFEMVFVIFITLSMAFMGIKLLLFILEFRKNKQRKSINGYSEKTNNLRGGYRGIKRNQTDEINNSAKSTKISNKDDKYEILKYDNGDTYKGELVDGKRSGFGICIFANKDRYEGLWKEDLMHSIGKYIYSDGSIYSGDFKFGTIEGIGMYTFVNKDIYKGEFRNGKREGKGLVIYNNGDKFSGTFNDGLREGKGKYVCNNGGVFEGEYKEDKLNGKGSYSYADGSKYVGEFKNNVYHGKGVHTNESGDIYEGEFKYGYKKGYGILKYRNGESYKGYFKDDKFDEKGLYVYKDNSVYEGEYKDGKKSGVGTYTCESYRYIGEWKDDKKSGIGTYYLLNGTKIEVCIKDEIITKGELIREGKENKEIKNIDISKNEKEVIKNI comes from the coding sequence ATGGAAGGTATAAAAAGTTATTTTGAAATGGTATTTGTTATATTTATTACTTTATCAATGGCATTTATGGGAATTAAGTTATTATTGTTTATTTTAGAATTTAGAAAAAATAAACAAAGAAAAAGTATCAACGGATATAGTGAAAAAACAAATAATTTGAGAGGTGGATATAGAGGTATTAAAAGAAATCAAACTGACGAGATTAATAACTCAGCTAAAAGTACCAAAATAAGTAATAAAGATGATAAATATGAAATTTTAAAATATGATAATGGAGATACATATAAAGGGGAGTTAGTGGACGGAAAAAGAAGCGGATTTGGAATTTGCATTTTTGCAAATAAGGATAGATATGAAGGTTTATGGAAAGAAGATTTGATGCATAGCATAGGAAAGTATATTTATAGTGATGGTTCTATTTATAGTGGGGATTTTAAATTTGGAACTATAGAGGGCATAGGAATGTATACTTTTGTAAATAAGGATATTTACAAAGGTGAGTTTAGAAATGGAAAAAGAGAAGGAAAAGGACTTGTTATATATAATAATGGAGATAAGTTTTCGGGCACTTTTAACGATGGATTAAGAGAAGGAAAAGGCAAGTATGTATGTAATAACGGAGGAGTATTTGAAGGTGAATATAAAGAAGACAAATTAAATGGAAAAGGAAGTTACTCATATGCTGATGGAAGTAAATATGTAGGTGAATTTAAAAATAATGTATATCATGGAAAAGGTGTACATACTAATGAATCTGGAGATATATATGAAGGTGAATTTAAATATGGATATAAAAAAGGTTATGGTATATTAAAGTATAGAAATGGAGAAAGTTATAAAGGTTATTTTAAGGATGATAAATTTGATGAAAAAGGGCTATATGTATATAAAGATAATTCAGTTTACGAAGGAGAATATAAAGATGGAAAAAAATCCGGAGTTGGAACTTATACATGTGAAAGTTATAGATATATAGGGGAATGGAAAGATGATAAAAAGAGTGGAATAGGCACATATTATTTATTAAATGGAACAAAGATTGAGGTTTGTATAAAAGATGAAATAATAACTAAAGGGGAGCTTATCAGAGAAGGAAAAGAAAACAAAGAGATAAAAAATATAGATATAAGCAAAAATGAAAAAGAGGTAATAAAAAACATTTAA
- a CDS encoding SIMPL domain-containing protein: MQYMNMNAIREKGQLSINGVGTVRVKADLALLTVGVTTSNPDVQVAQVENSNTVNAIIISLTDYGIPKENINAYDVSINKKYDNVTNELVAYEITTTLRIEITNLNKLGDIYSLAIENGANSNINISFTVSDTSPHYKDALLAATQDALDKGALLAKNLGIKLKPLPESIFENSTSIYSVSKRDVGYASSPYLSSGDLIVTAQVTVVFNTYI, from the coding sequence ATGCAATATATGAATATGAATGCAATTAGAGAGAAAGGGCAACTCTCTATAAATGGAGTTGGAACTGTTAGGGTTAAAGCTGACTTAGCTTTATTGACAGTCGGTGTAACCACATCTAATCCTGATGTTCAAGTAGCTCAGGTTGAAAATTCAAATACTGTAAATGCTATTATAATTAGTTTAACTGACTATGGTATTCCAAAAGAAAATATAAATGCTTATGATGTTTCTATAAACAAAAAATATGACAATGTAACAAATGAACTTGTTGCTTATGAAATTACCACTACTTTAAGAATCGAAATTACTAATCTAAATAAATTAGGAGATATTTACTCTTTAGCTATAGAAAATGGTGCTAATAGTAATATTAATATTTCATTTACTGTATCTGATACATCTCCTCACTATAAAGATGCTCTTTTAGCTGCAACCCAAGATGCATTGGATAAAGGCGCATTATTAGCTAAAAACCTTGGTATAAAATTAAAACCCTTACCTGAAAGTATTTTTGAAAATAGTACTTCAATTTATTCTGTAAGTAAAAGAGACGTTGGATATGCAAGCTCTCCTTATCTTTCATCAGGGGATTTAATAGTTACAGCTCAAGTAACAGTTGTTTTTAATACTTATATCTAG
- a CDS encoding NfeD family protein produces the protein MFLIWIIIGIVLLIIEAVTVSFLSIFFAIGCLIAGLASFIIPSWGAQIVIMCIVSGIGIIFGRSVLQRYFEVNKEIKPSTIDALIGKTGVVVKNISSDEPGLVKLNGEVWTATSVNSIEIPKDANVVVEKIDGVKLIVKIA, from the coding sequence ATGTTTTTAATATGGATTATAATAGGGATAGTATTACTTATAATTGAAGCTGTTACAGTAAGTTTTCTATCTATATTTTTCGCCATAGGCTGCCTTATAGCAGGGTTAGCATCATTTATAATACCTTCTTGGGGTGCACAAATCGTAATAATGTGTATTGTTTCAGGGATAGGAATTATATTTGGTAGAAGTGTACTTCAGAGATACTTTGAGGTAAATAAAGAAATAAAACCATCTACCATAGATGCTTTAATAGGAAAAACTGGTGTAGTAGTAAAAAATATTAGCTCAGACGAACCTGGATTAGTAAAATTAAATGGAGAAGTTTGGACTGCAACATCAGTTAATTCAATAGAAATACCTAAAGATGCCAATGTAGTTGTTGAAAAAATAGATGGGGTAAAATTAATTGTAAAAATTGCATAA
- a CDS encoding SPFH domain-containing protein, translating to MFASIFFTVLIVLVIVLAFSTIKIVKQSEVIIVERLGKYWKTCESGLNIVIPILDRVVKKIDLRTQVIDSPPQPVITKDNVTMSIDTVVYYQITDSFKATYEIANLVQAIRYLTTTTLRDVIGTMELDRTLSSRDDVNNKLRIILDEATDKWGVRVERVEIKNIDLPADIKEAMEKQMRAEREKRAVILQAEGTKQSAITQAQGHKESQILKAEGEKQTAILHAEAKRESQIRIAEGEAEAINKIAEAEANRVRMVYEALKNANVDEAMLSVKYVEALSEMAKGENKVFIPYESQGLLGSIGAIKELIADKK from the coding sequence ATGTTTGCATCAATATTCTTTACAGTTTTAATAGTATTAGTTATAGTTTTAGCTTTTTCTACTATTAAAATAGTAAAACAATCAGAAGTTATTATAGTAGAAAGATTAGGTAAGTATTGGAAAACTTGTGAATCTGGATTAAATATAGTTATTCCTATATTAGATAGAGTTGTTAAAAAAATAGATCTTAGAACTCAAGTTATAGATTCTCCACCACAACCTGTTATAACTAAAGACAACGTTACAATGTCAATTGATACAGTTGTGTATTATCAAATTACAGATTCTTTTAAGGCAACTTATGAAATAGCTAATTTAGTTCAAGCTATAAGATATTTAACAACTACTACATTAAGGGATGTAATAGGAACTATGGAACTAGACAGAACGCTATCTTCGAGAGATGATGTAAATAATAAACTTAGAATAATACTTGATGAAGCTACTGATAAATGGGGAGTAAGAGTAGAAAGAGTTGAAATTAAAAACATAGATCTTCCAGCGGATATAAAAGAAGCAATGGAAAAACAAATGAGAGCAGAGAGAGAGAAACGTGCAGTTATACTTCAAGCAGAAGGTACAAAACAATCAGCTATAACTCAGGCACAAGGACATAAAGAATCTCAAATATTAAAGGCAGAAGGAGAAAAGCAAACTGCTATACTTCATGCAGAAGCTAAGAGGGAATCTCAAATTAGAATTGCAGAAGGGGAAGCAGAAGCAATCAATAAAATTGCAGAAGCAGAAGCAAATAGAGTTAGAATGGTATATGAAGCTCTTAAAAATGCTAATGTTGATGAAGCAATGTTATCTGTTAAATATGTAGAAGCATTAAGCGAAATGGCTAAAGGTGAAAATAAAGTATTCATTCCGTATGAATCACAAGGATTACTTGGAAGCATAGGAGCTATAAAAGAACTAATAGCTGATAAAAAATAA
- a CDS encoding replication-associated recombination protein A, whose protein sequence is MQPLADRLRPQQIDDMIGQTHIIGKGKIINKLIENKTIPNMILYGPPGTGKTTLANIIANVTGKKYIKLNAVNCGTKEIKDAIDSSKRDLFSYNGIILMLDEIQALNRKQQQSLLEVIEDGSVTLIASTADNPYFVVYKAILSRSTIFEFKPINKNDIFVGLKKSVEKIKKLNTYEIVNVDENALEYIAQTCNGDMRSALNKLELVINLGTDITNNSVNITLENVMDCSTVKMMNFDRGGDDGYSILSAFHKSLRGSDADAAIHYLARLVKAGDIQGITRRLLCVASEDVGLAVPQAITITEACVSAALQLGFPEARIPLAQATIYLAQCPKSNSVISAIDLALADLDTVETGDIPMHLKDAHYSGAAKLGRGLEYKYPHDYENNYVDQQYLPEPIKDRKYYTHGLNKNEKSFEQYWKSLKNKNS, encoded by the coding sequence ATGCAACCATTAGCTGATAGATTAAGACCTCAACAAATAGATGACATGATAGGACAAACACACATAATAGGAAAAGGAAAAATTATAAATAAACTTATTGAGAATAAAACTATTCCAAATATGATTTTATATGGTCCTCCTGGTACGGGAAAAACGACATTAGCCAATATAATAGCTAATGTAACGGGTAAAAAATATATAAAGTTGAACGCAGTTAACTGTGGAACTAAAGAAATTAAAGATGCTATAGATAGTAGTAAGAGAGATTTATTTTCGTATAACGGAATAATTTTAATGCTAGATGAGATACAAGCTTTAAATAGAAAGCAACAACAATCACTTCTTGAAGTTATAGAGGATGGATCAGTTACATTAATAGCAAGTACAGCTGACAATCCATATTTTGTAGTATATAAAGCTATATTAAGTAGAAGTACTATATTCGAATTTAAACCAATAAATAAAAATGATATATTTGTAGGCTTAAAAAAATCTGTAGAAAAAATTAAAAAACTTAATACATATGAGATTGTAAATGTTGACGAAAATGCATTAGAGTATATTGCTCAAACTTGCAATGGCGATATGAGAAGTGCATTGAATAAGCTAGAGTTAGTTATAAATTTAGGAACAGATATAACAAATAATAGTGTAAATATAACACTAGAAAATGTTATGGATTGTTCAACTGTAAAAATGATGAATTTTGATAGAGGTGGCGATGATGGATACTCTATACTATCTGCATTTCATAAATCGCTTAGAGGTTCAGATGCAGATGCAGCTATACATTACTTAGCAAGGCTTGTAAAAGCAGGAGATATACAAGGAATAACAAGAAGATTATTGTGCGTTGCAAGTGAGGATGTAGGTCTTGCTGTTCCTCAAGCTATAACCATAACTGAAGCTTGTGTTTCAGCAGCTCTTCAACTAGGGTTTCCAGAAGCGAGAATTCCTCTTGCACAAGCTACAATATACTTAGCTCAGTGTCCAAAATCAAATTCAGTAATAAGTGCTATAGATTTAGCATTAGCGGACTTAGATACTGTAGAAACGGGAGATATACCTATGCACTTAAAAGATGCTCATTATTCAGGGGCAGCTAAGCTAGGTAGAGGACTCGAATATAAATATCCTCATGATTATGAAAATAATTACGTAGATCAACAGTATTTGCCTGAGCCTATAAAGGATAGAAAATATTATACTCATGGATTAAATAAAAATGAAAAATCATTTGAACAGTATTGGAAATCTTTAAAGAATAAAAATAGTTAG
- a CDS encoding transglycosylase domain-containing protein produces MSYYDDGNNKIRRKKISSHNGNSKTQVIKKNNINRAENSINYDNRKEYTSSGKRVEKVRAKKKLRNKKFLGVLKKSLIFLLIISFVGAIAGNALMNVMFKNTPELTYSYMKDKSISSEYVSISKIPVNLQNAIVSIEDERFYDNKGVDYMALARSIVHNAISKSTQGGSTIEMQLSKNLLTTTDQTIKRKLKDMYNAKQMNKHMNKREILELYLNNIYLGKSSYGVAKGAKIYFDKNVSELNLGECALLAGITNNPGLYSTDYEAAKKRRDIILYKMQELGYITKDEYETTKKQETPMNIK; encoded by the coding sequence ATGAGTTATTATGATGATGGAAATAATAAAATAAGGCGTAAAAAAATTAGCTCTCATAATGGAAACTCAAAAACTCAAGTTATTAAAAAAAATAACATAAATAGAGCTGAGAATAGTATTAATTATGATAATAGAAAAGAATATACAAGTAGTGGTAAAAGAGTTGAAAAAGTAAGAGCTAAAAAGAAATTAAGAAATAAAAAGTTTTTAGGCGTACTAAAAAAATCCTTAATATTTTTACTTATAATATCATTTGTAGGAGCTATAGCTGGAAATGCATTAATGAATGTAATGTTTAAAAATACTCCTGAACTTACATACTCATATATGAAGGATAAATCAATAAGTAGTGAATATGTGAGTATAAGTAAAATTCCTGTGAATTTGCAAAATGCAATAGTTTCTATAGAAGATGAACGATTTTATGATAATAAAGGTGTAGATTATATGGCTTTAGCGAGGTCGATTGTACACAATGCTATAAGTAAATCTACACAAGGTGGAAGTACAATTGAAATGCAACTTTCAAAGAATCTTTTAACTACTACAGACCAAACTATAAAAAGAAAACTTAAAGACATGTATAATGCTAAGCAAATGAATAAACATATGAACAAACGAGAAATATTAGAACTTTATTTAAATAATATATATTTAGGAAAAAGTTCATATGGAGTTGCAAAAGGAGCCAAAATCTATTTTGATAAAAATGTAAGTGAACTTAATTTAGGTGAATGCGCTTTATTGGCTGGGATAACAAATAATCCAGGACTATACTCCACAGATTATGAAGCGGCTAAAAAAAGACGAGATATAATTTTATATAAAATGCAAGAATTAGGATATATAACTAAAGATGAATATGAAACAACTAAAAAGCAAGAAACTCCAATGAATATAAAGTAA
- a CDS encoding serine/threonine-protein kinase — protein MDIITNIDLKIIKPLKSEGVNSKLYLVEDSQMGRQFILKKIKKSSFKNPEKCFEEPKKICKANHPNIIKINHVSYDDENIYITMPYYKNGSLYHLLETRNLTIREIKNYALDFLYAVEYIHNIGIAHCDIKPNNILISNENKAVLTDFGSAVYLNRNGVGKLRNVYYKHIAPEQCKSTVIDRRVDIYQIGTTLYRMCNGNLEYNNQLKKYKDINMVKVASACGKFPKRNKYLPHVPKDMINIIEKCINVSPEDRYENVSDIINDIKCINENLDWKYEGSDENHYFTRRNNDNTTIQIIVSEDSGYWNIKTIRVNKESRKYNIYKGYCYEYIEKKSEAFKEVNKIIALLSYRSK, from the coding sequence ATGGATATAATTACTAATATAGACTTAAAAATAATAAAACCTTTAAAATCTGAAGGGGTTAATTCAAAATTATATTTAGTTGAAGATAGTCAGATGGGGAGACAATTCATATTGAAAAAAATAAAAAAATCATCTTTTAAAAATCCAGAAAAATGTTTTGAAGAGCCAAAAAAAATATGTAAAGCAAATCATCCGAATATAATAAAAATAAATCATGTATCATATGATGATGAAAATATATATATAACGATGCCTTATTATAAAAATGGGTCACTATACCATTTGTTAGAAACAAGAAATTTAACGATAAGAGAAATAAAAAATTATGCACTAGATTTTTTATATGCTGTTGAATATATACACAATATAGGAATTGCACACTGTGATATAAAACCAAATAATATACTTATAAGCAATGAAAATAAAGCTGTACTAACTGATTTTGGGTCAGCTGTATATTTAAATAGAAATGGAGTTGGAAAGTTAAGAAATGTTTATTATAAACATATAGCTCCAGAACAATGCAAGAGTACTGTTATAGATAGAAGAGTTGATATATATCAAATAGGTACAACTTTGTATAGAATGTGTAATGGAAACTTAGAATATAATAATCAATTAAAAAAATATAAGGATATAAACATGGTTAAAGTAGCGTCAGCATGTGGAAAATTCCCTAAACGAAATAAATATTTACCTCATGTACCTAAGGACATGATAAACATAATTGAAAAGTGCATAAATGTAAGTCCAGAAGACCGATATGAAAATGTATCAGATATAATCAATGATATTAAGTGTATAAATGAAAACTTAGATTGGAAATACGAAGGTAGTGATGAAAATCATTATTTTACAAGAAGGAACAATGACAATACTACTATACAAATTATAGTTAGTGAGGATTCAGGTTATTGGAATATAAAAACTATAAGAGTTAATAAGGAAAGTAGAAAATATAATATATATAAAGGTTATTGTTATGAATATATAGAGAAAAAATCTGAGGCTTTTAAGGAAGTAAATAAAATAATAGCCTTACTTTCATACCGATCAAAGTAA